From Microcystis aeruginosa NIES-2549, a single genomic window includes:
- a CDS encoding ABC transporter permease, producing the protein MKSQSLTSPPRALLPLWGIGFGLLLWWLFTSPLWHSNAILNDFSPERSFVALLRLFVGGEIMPHILTSCRRVIVGLVLASAIGVPLGILIGLYRSLESALSALFQFLRMISPLSWMPLAVMVLGIGDLPVYFLLTVAAIWPILLNTAAGVNAVDRSWLTLARSLCATRGETVFQIILPAILSHLLTGFRLAIGIIWIVLVPAEMLGVSAGLGYYILDTRDRLAYSELMAVILVIGAIGYLLDWGLRLAHRSWTHQD; encoded by the coding sequence ATGAAGTCACAATCTTTGACCTCCCCGCCAAGAGCTTTACTACCCTTATGGGGTATCGGTTTTGGATTATTGCTCTGGTGGCTATTTACCAGTCCTCTATGGCACTCAAACGCGATTTTAAATGATTTTTCCCCTGAGCGATCTTTTGTCGCTTTATTACGTCTTTTTGTTGGGGGGGAGATTATGCCCCATATCCTCACCAGTTGCCGCCGGGTTATTGTGGGCTTGGTTCTCGCTAGTGCCATCGGTGTGCCTTTGGGGATATTAATCGGGTTGTATCGCTCCCTTGAATCGGCTTTGTCGGCCCTATTTCAATTTCTACGCATGATCTCGCCCCTTTCTTGGATGCCTTTAGCGGTGATGGTTTTGGGCATTGGTGATCTACCCGTGTATTTTTTGCTGACGGTGGCGGCCATCTGGCCGATCCTTCTCAATACGGCTGCTGGGGTTAATGCGGTTGATCGCTCTTGGTTGACTTTAGCCCGCAGTCTCTGTGCTACGCGAGGGGAAACGGTTTTCCAGATTATTCTGCCTGCGATCCTCTCCCATCTCTTAACTGGTTTCCGTTTGGCTATCGGTATTATCTGGATCGTTCTTGTCCCGGCGGAAATGCTGGGGGTTAGTGCGGGTTTGGGTTATTATATTCTCGATACACGCGATCGACTCGCTTATTCAGAGTTGATGGCGGTGATTCTCGTTATTGGCGCGATTGGTTATCTGCTCGATTGGGGTTTGCGTCTGGCCCATCGCTCTTGGACGCATCAAGATTAG
- a CDS encoding serine/threonine protein kinase has protein sequence MLPGQILGDRYQIQSQLGKQTGRRTFLAQDLKTGATVVVKLLIFSTDFEWTDLKLFEREAETLKHLDCRSIPEYIDYFEVRTDTYQGFALVQSYIEAKSLKEQIETGRKFSEADLQELAKSILGILIYLHGLNPPIIHRDLKPSNILLKDRSGHSIGNVYLIDFGSVQTVAQQEQATLTIVGTYGYMPPEQFGGRTVAASDLYSLGATLIYLATGIHPADLPQKDGKIQLNNLANLSPAFVHWLGQLIEPSLEKRFVSAQAANQALNTLHEMQLTSSNLEKPAGSRVQLQKNEEKIKISLPPEGFTPKLIFLGAFAIAWNAFLLVWTGGAVSIPLWMSWFFLLFSLPFWFVGLGMLGGIIYCLKGEEIITIDSQEIVAIQRIFGLTLPGKKKMAREHINKLVKADSYHTKDGDGDRVYVPMALTIWAGTKEYTISSKTKEYLSQPEIEWLAAELSQWLGIPITNK, from the coding sequence ATGCTGCCAGGGCAAATTTTAGGCGATCGATACCAAATTCAAAGTCAGTTAGGTAAACAAACCGGAAGACGCACTTTTCTCGCCCAAGATCTAAAAACGGGCGCTACTGTTGTTGTCAAATTATTAATCTTTAGTACCGATTTTGAATGGACAGATTTAAAACTTTTTGAACGGGAGGCCGAAACTCTTAAACATCTAGATTGTCGCTCGATTCCCGAATATATCGACTATTTTGAAGTTCGCACCGATACCTACCAAGGTTTTGCCCTTGTTCAGAGTTATATCGAGGCTAAATCTCTCAAGGAACAGATAGAAACTGGTCGCAAATTTAGTGAAGCAGACCTACAAGAATTAGCTAAATCTATTCTAGGTATTTTAATTTATCTCCATGGACTTAACCCGCCAATTATCCATCGAGATTTGAAACCTAGTAATATTTTACTAAAAGATCGATCGGGTCATAGTATCGGTAATGTTTATTTAATTGATTTTGGTTCTGTCCAGACTGTTGCTCAACAGGAACAGGCCACTTTAACTATTGTCGGAACCTACGGTTATATGCCACCGGAACAATTTGGTGGTCGCACCGTTGCCGCTTCTGATTTATACAGTTTAGGAGCCACTTTAATCTATCTAGCTACAGGCATTCATCCCGCCGATTTACCCCAAAAAGATGGCAAAATTCAATTAAATAATTTAGCCAATTTAAGCCCTGCTTTTGTTCATTGGTTAGGGCAGTTAATCGAACCTAGTCTCGAAAAAAGGTTTGTTTCAGCACAGGCAGCAAATCAAGCTTTAAATACTCTCCACGAAATGCAATTAACTTCCTCGAACCTTGAAAAACCCGCCGGGAGTCGGGTACAGTTGCAAAAAAATGAGGAGAAAATTAAAATATCTTTACCTCCCGAAGGTTTTACCCCTAAATTAATTTTTCTTGGAGCTTTTGCCATCGCTTGGAACGCTTTTTTATTAGTATGGACAGGAGGAGCCGTTTCTATTCCTCTGTGGATGAGTTGGTTTTTTCTGCTCTTTTCTTTGCCTTTTTGGTTTGTGGGTTTAGGAATGCTTGGCGGGATTATTTATTGTCTCAAAGGGGAGGAAATTATCACTATTGATAGTCAAGAAATTGTGGCCATTCAGCGAATTTTTGGTTTGACACTTCCGGGCAAAAAGAAAATGGCACGAGAACATATTAATAAACTGGTGAAAGCTGATAGTTATCATACCAAAGATGGTGATGGCGATCGAGTTTATGTGCCGATGGCTTTAACTATTTGGGCGGGGACTAAAGAATATACTATTAGCAGTAAGACAAAAGAATATCTGAGTCAACCCGAAATTGAATGGTTAGCAGCGGAATTGAGCCAATGGTTAGGAATACCAATTACTAATAAGTAG
- a CDS encoding ABC transporter substrate-binding protein: protein MNLHDNCACCGMSRRDFLKLSALFTSSFGAAIAADNWNLPVHANAKDQPVKIGYLPITDAAPLLVAHSRKLYQAEGLTTEQPRLFRSWAQIVEAFLARQVNVIHVLFPTSIWIRYARNFPAKIVAWNHTNGSALTVLPDIENPRELGGKTIAVPFWYSIHNLVLQQLLQRNGLKIVRKPKDAPIASNEVNLVVLPPPDMVSALANKSIGGYIVAEPFNAAAENLKTGRVLRFTGDVWKNHACCVVFVHEEDIRQRKQWTQRVVNALVKAQLWSRGNRSEVARILSKDGGKYTPHPLPVLQRALTYYDRNFYKKDGAIENPDWQVNRIDFQPYPFPSYTEELVRLLKTTQVEGNTDFLQKLQPRQVARDLVDDSFVRNALQQVGGPKAFGLPNNLSRIETIKF, encoded by the coding sequence ATGAACCTACACGATAATTGTGCTTGTTGCGGCATGAGCCGTCGAGATTTCCTGAAACTTTCGGCACTGTTTACCAGTTCCTTCGGGGCAGCGATCGCCGCCGATAATTGGAATCTCCCTGTTCACGCCAATGCCAAAGATCAGCCTGTGAAAATCGGTTATCTACCGATTACGGATGCCGCCCCCCTATTGGTGGCCCACTCGCGAAAACTTTATCAAGCGGAAGGTTTAACTACAGAACAACCGCGCCTATTCCGCTCTTGGGCGCAGATTGTTGAAGCCTTTCTCGCTCGGCAGGTGAACGTTATTCATGTTCTTTTTCCCACCTCGATCTGGATTCGTTACGCGCGCAATTTCCCCGCTAAAATCGTCGCTTGGAACCATACCAACGGTTCAGCCCTCACCGTCCTTCCCGATATTGAAAATCCCAGGGAATTGGGAGGCAAAACGATCGCGGTTCCTTTCTGGTATTCGATTCATAATTTGGTCTTGCAACAACTCTTACAACGTAACGGGCTGAAAATAGTTCGCAAACCCAAAGACGCGCCGATCGCTTCTAACGAGGTTAATCTAGTGGTTCTCCCGCCCCCGGATATGGTATCAGCCCTCGCCAATAAGAGCATCGGTGGTTATATCGTTGCTGAACCTTTCAACGCAGCGGCGGAAAATCTAAAAACCGGTAGGGTGCTCCGTTTCACCGGCGATGTCTGGAAGAATCACGCCTGTTGCGTTGTCTTTGTTCACGAGGAGGATATTAGGCAACGGAAACAATGGACGCAGAGGGTGGTAAACGCCCTCGTTAAAGCCCAACTCTGGTCCCGGGGCAATCGCTCGGAAGTGGCCCGGATTCTCTCTAAAGATGGTGGAAAATATACCCCTCACCCGCTGCCAGTATTGCAACGGGCGCTTACTTACTATGATCGCAATTTCTATAAAAAAGACGGAGCGATCGAGAATCCAGACTGGCAGGTCAACCGGATCGATTTCCAGCCCTATCCTTTCCCTTCCTATACGGAGGAACTGGTACGCTTGCTCAAAACCACTCAGGTAGAAGGAAATACGGATTTTCTCCAAAAACTGCAACCCCGACAGGTGGCGCGGGATCTCGTGGATGACTCTTTTGTCCGTAATGCCTTGCAACAGGTGGGCGGACCGAAAGCTTTCGGCTTACCGAATAATCTCTCCCGCATCGAGACGATCAAATTTTAA
- a CDS encoding serine/threonine-protein kinase yields MEVICTRPHCPRPRNQCPDLDDSNRLTSIEQKYCTACGMPLILGGRYLPERLLGKGGFGAAFLAVDRYSPTRARCVIKQFQPSGNLSPQALEKAKNLFFQEARVLEDLGRKHRQIPDLYAFFPLTVKNQLTGEEEQFFYLAQEYIDGKNLEEILQQQQKPFQESEVKNLLQELLLILKFIHENGSIHRDIKPSNIMRDQNGRLYLLDFGAVKQATNNPNNTQEKSTTIYSAGFAPPEQQLGNQVSAATDLYALAATCVMLLTNRDPDELYDPRKQVWNWQNYVSNISADLARVFNKMLLANPLDRFQSCEEVLTALNTPPPSPPPSPIPPPPPASPVIRKTSRFSLGETFANAAFTGFEGTLLVVALNSLVPSAGIVIAFMILGGLVLALFKKVIEGKDLPIIAAITLTLLFFLSRLQGSLNFPEIAIIAVMAAIGAIAITAFFRLIYQIILRLF; encoded by the coding sequence ATGGAAGTTATTTGTACGCGTCCCCACTGTCCGAGACCGCGTAATCAATGCCCAGACCTAGACGATAGCAATCGCTTAACCTCGATCGAGCAGAAATATTGTACTGCTTGCGGGATGCCATTAATTTTAGGGGGACGTTATTTGCCGGAACGTCTATTGGGAAAAGGAGGATTTGGGGCGGCATTTTTAGCAGTAGATCGTTATAGTCCCACAAGAGCTAGATGTGTAATCAAACAATTTCAACCTTCCGGTAATTTAAGTCCGCAAGCTTTAGAAAAAGCGAAAAACTTATTTTTTCAAGAAGCGCGGGTTTTAGAAGATTTAGGAAGAAAACATCGCCAAATCCCTGATCTCTATGCTTTTTTCCCTTTAACAGTCAAGAATCAATTAACGGGAGAAGAAGAGCAATTTTTCTATCTGGCCCAGGAATATATCGACGGTAAAAACCTAGAAGAAATTCTCCAACAGCAACAAAAACCCTTTCAAGAAAGTGAAGTTAAAAACCTTCTCCAAGAATTACTTCTTATCCTCAAATTTATCCATGAAAATGGTTCCATTCACCGGGATATAAAACCATCTAACATCATGCGCGACCAAAATGGTCGCCTCTATTTGCTCGATTTTGGGGCAGTAAAACAGGCTACCAATAATCCCAATAATACACAAGAGAAATCCACAACAATTTATTCAGCCGGATTTGCTCCTCCCGAACAACAATTAGGCAATCAGGTATCGGCAGCCACGGATTTATATGCCCTAGCAGCTACCTGTGTTATGCTCTTAACTAATCGCGATCCTGACGAGCTATACGATCCGCGAAAACAGGTCTGGAATTGGCAAAATTATGTCTCGAACATCAGTGCAGATTTAGCACGAGTATTCAATAAAATGTTACTGGCAAATCCGCTGGATCGATTTCAATCCTGTGAAGAAGTTTTAACCGCTTTAAATACACCTCCCCCATCTCCTCCACCTTCTCCAATTCCTCCACCTCCTCCAGCTTCTCCAGTGATTAGAAAAACTTCCCGCTTTTCTCTTGGGGAAACTTTCGCTAATGCTGCCTTTACAGGATTTGAGGGGACATTATTAGTAGTTGCCTTAAATAGTTTAGTCCCCTCGGCAGGAATTGTCATCGCCTTTATGATCTTAGGTGGCTTAGTTTTGGCATTATTTAAAAAAGTGATTGAAGGAAAAGATCTACCAATTATCGCAGCAATTACCCTCACCCTCCTCTTCTTTCTTTCGCGACTGCAAGGAAGCCTAAATTTTCCTGAAATTGCTATCATTGCCGTGATGGCAGCCATCGGAGCAATTGCTATTACCGCCTTTTTCCGGTTAATATATCAGATAATTTTGCGATTATTTTAA
- a CDS encoding DUF4242 domain-containing protein, translating into MTLYLVEDDRQERTKEEVSEILERIATLASKSQGELIEALIGETEGRLFLIIKAIDRASLEQVLENAGLGWQLIKEMRLIGQDLATVRERKDKANYLVQWNLPPGLTMETYLQRKAEKTPLYAQVPEVSFERTYVCEDLSKCLCFYDSPDEAAVKRAREVVGAPIDSLTSIENIHP; encoded by the coding sequence ATGACTCTATATCTAGTAGAGGATGATCGACAAGAAAGGACAAAAGAAGAGGTGAGCGAGATATTGGAGCGCATTGCCACACTGGCATCAAAATCCCAGGGAGAATTAATCGAAGCCCTAATCGGTGAAACAGAAGGGCGGTTATTCCTGATTATCAAAGCGATCGATCGCGCCTCCCTCGAACAAGTACTAGAAAACGCTGGGCTAGGTTGGCAACTAATCAAGGAAATGCGCTTGATTGGGCAGGACTTAGCCACTGTGCGAGAGCGCAAAGACAAAGCCAACTATCTAGTACAGTGGAATTTACCTCCGGGGCTAACGATGGAAACTTACCTGCAACGAAAAGCCGAGAAAACCCCCCTTTATGCTCAAGTGCCGGAAGTCAGTTTCGAGCGTACCTATGTTTGCGAAGACTTGAGTAAATGTCTCTGTTTCTACGATAGTCCCGATGAAGCGGCGGTAAAAAGAGCCAGAGAAGTGGTCGGCGCACCTATAGATAGTTTGACCTCGATTGAAAATATTCACCCCTAG
- a CDS encoding CTP synthase — translation MSKFVFVTGGVVSSIGKGIVAASLGRLLKSRDYSVSILKLDPYINVDPGTMSPFQHGEVFVTDDGAETDLDLGHYERFTDTELSRLNSVTTGSIYQAVLNKERRGAYMGGTVQVIPHITNEIKERILRVAKDTNPDIVITEIGGTVGDIESLPFLEAIRQFRKDVGRNNVVYMHVTLIPWIPAAKEMKTKPTQHSVKELRSIGIQPDVLVCRCHLPLQPGLKEKLSAFCDVPVESVITAQDASSIYEVPLNLEKEGLAQQTLELLNLSPRYPHLEEWENLIRQMQSPSQKLEIAIVGKYVQLGDAYLSVVEALKHAAIALNSEIELRWVSAEDVDNDSAEAHLSGVDGIVVPGGFGIRGVDGKIKAIEYARVNNIPFLGLCLGMQCSIIEWGRNVARLERANSSEFEEDTPNPVINLLPEQADVVDLGGTMRLGLYPCRLNPDSLAFSLYGQEVIYERHRHRYEFNNAYRSLFFETGYLVSGTSPDGRLVEIIELPKHPFFIATQFHPEFRSRPNKAHPLFSGFMKAALKSAEQKFSLISQHSAIS, via the coding sequence ATGAGTAAATTTGTCTTTGTTACTGGGGGAGTTGTCTCCAGTATTGGGAAAGGAATTGTCGCCGCTAGTTTGGGAAGATTGTTGAAAAGTCGCGATTATTCCGTCTCAATTCTGAAATTAGACCCCTATATCAACGTGGATCCGGGTACAATGAGTCCTTTTCAACACGGAGAGGTATTTGTCACCGATGATGGGGCTGAAACCGACCTCGACCTTGGCCACTACGAACGTTTTACCGATACGGAACTCTCCCGTCTCAATAGCGTGACTACTGGCTCGATTTATCAAGCGGTATTGAATAAAGAGCGCCGTGGTGCCTATATGGGGGGAACGGTGCAGGTAATCCCCCATATTACCAACGAAATCAAGGAAAGGATTCTCCGGGTGGCCAAGGATACCAACCCCGATATTGTCATCACAGAAATTGGTGGTACGGTGGGAGATATCGAATCTCTGCCTTTTTTAGAGGCAATTAGGCAATTTAGGAAGGATGTAGGTCGAAATAACGTGGTTTATATGCACGTTACCCTAATTCCTTGGATTCCGGCGGCCAAGGAGATGAAAACTAAACCGACGCAACACTCGGTCAAGGAATTAAGATCGATCGGTATTCAACCGGATGTGTTAGTCTGTCGTTGTCATCTACCCCTACAACCGGGGTTAAAAGAAAAACTCTCAGCTTTCTGTGATGTGCCGGTGGAATCGGTGATTACTGCTCAGGATGCCAGCAGTATCTACGAAGTTCCCCTTAATCTGGAAAAAGAGGGATTAGCGCAACAAACCCTAGAATTATTAAACCTCAGTCCCCGATACCCCCATCTGGAGGAGTGGGAAAATCTCATCCGACAGATGCAATCCCCCAGTCAAAAATTAGAGATAGCTATCGTTGGTAAATATGTGCAGTTGGGGGATGCTTATCTCTCGGTGGTGGAGGCCCTCAAACACGCCGCTATTGCTCTTAATAGCGAGATAGAATTGCGTTGGGTAAGTGCCGAAGATGTGGATAATGATTCGGCCGAAGCCCATTTAAGCGGTGTTGACGGTATTGTTGTACCAGGTGGTTTTGGTATTAGGGGTGTGGATGGCAAAATTAAGGCGATCGAGTATGCTAGGGTCAATAATATTCCTTTTTTGGGTCTCTGTTTAGGGATGCAGTGTTCGATTATCGAATGGGGTCGCAATGTGGCCCGATTGGAAAGGGCCAATAGTTCCGAATTTGAAGAGGATACACCGAATCCAGTGATTAATTTACTGCCAGAACAGGCAGATGTGGTAGATTTAGGGGGAACAATGCGCTTAGGTCTCTATCCCTGTCGTTTAAATCCCGATAGTCTAGCTTTCTCTCTCTACGGTCAAGAGGTTATCTATGAGCGCCATCGTCACCGTTACGAGTTCAATAATGCCTATCGTAGTCTCTTTTTCGAGACTGGTTATCTGGTGAGTGGCACTTCTCCCGATGGTCGTTTGGTGGAAATTATCGAACTACCAAAACATCCTTTCTTTATTGCTACCCAATTTCACCCCGAATTTCGCTCTCGTCCCAATAAAGCTCATCCTCTCTTTTCTGGTTTCATGAAAGCGGCCCTCAAGAGTGCAGAGCAAAAGTTCTCCCTTATTAGTCAGCATTCGGCTATTAGTTAG
- the def gene encoding peptide deformylase, whose protein sequence is MSATITVEKRKLEKPPLELHYLGDRVLRQPAKRIAKVDDSIRQLAKEMLQTMYSANGIGLAAPQVAVNKQLIVIDCEPDKPENPPLILINPQIIGYGRELCKAEEGCLSIPDVFLDVIRPQAIEVSYKDEQGKPRKLQANGLLARVIQHEMDHLNGVMFVDRVDNDLALNEELKKHGFSVQAVKPVEKVTK, encoded by the coding sequence ATGAGCGCCACTATTACCGTAGAAAAACGCAAATTAGAAAAACCCCCTTTAGAACTGCATTATCTCGGCGATCGAGTCCTGCGTCAACCGGCCAAGCGGATTGCTAAAGTCGATGACAGCATTCGCCAATTAGCCAAAGAAATGCTACAAACTATGTATAGTGCCAATGGTATCGGGTTAGCGGCTCCGCAAGTGGCAGTCAATAAACAATTGATTGTCATCGATTGTGAACCCGATAAACCAGAAAATCCGCCCCTAATTCTGATTAATCCCCAAATTATCGGTTATGGTCGGGAATTGTGCAAAGCGGAAGAGGGTTGTTTGAGTATTCCCGATGTGTTTTTAGATGTCATCCGTCCCCAAGCGATCGAAGTGAGTTATAAAGATGAACAGGGGAAACCGCGAAAACTGCAAGCTAACGGTTTACTAGCGCGGGTAATTCAACACGAAATGGATCATCTCAATGGTGTCATGTTCGTGGACAGAGTAGATAACGATTTGGCACTGAATGAAGAATTAAAAAAACACGGTTTTTCCGTGCAGGCGGTGAAACCCGTCGAGAAAGTGACAAAATAA
- a CDS encoding ABC transporter ATP-binding protein, with amino-acid sequence MSIATDYPVLNLKNLHKRYKTRHGYRTVFEDINLQVRCGEVVCLLGASGCGKSTLLATAAGLQSADGGEIQLHSRPLQAPDIRSSIVFQSPALLPWLTVWQNVAFGLKLKRMPRLDHQQLRERVHTAVKSVKLEGFERAYPHQLSGGMAQRVSLARVLARRPSLLLLDEPFSALDAITRFEMQKLLLEVIALYNSTVLLVTHDIDEALLVADRVLLMGRHPVGIRREWTITMPKPRFESAKLLSDLRLSIFQELALVMTL; translated from the coding sequence ATGAGTATCGCCACGGATTACCCCGTCCTCAATCTAAAAAATCTCCATAAACGCTATAAAACCCGCCATGGCTACCGTACCGTTTTTGAGGATATTAACCTACAGGTGCGCTGCGGTGAGGTGGTTTGTTTGCTCGGGGCCAGTGGTTGCGGTAAATCTACCCTCCTTGCTACCGCCGCTGGTTTGCAAAGTGCCGATGGCGGAGAAATACAATTGCACTCACGACCCCTACAAGCACCAGACATCCGCAGCTCGATCGTCTTTCAATCCCCCGCCCTTTTACCTTGGTTAACCGTTTGGCAAAACGTGGCCTTTGGTTTGAAATTAAAGCGGATGCCCCGCCTCGATCATCAGCAATTGCGCGAAAGGGTTCACACCGCCGTTAAAAGCGTCAAACTAGAGGGCTTCGAGCGTGCCTATCCTCATCAACTATCGGGCGGTATGGCTCAGAGAGTTTCTCTAGCCCGCGTCCTCGCCCGCCGCCCCTCTCTCCTGCTCCTGGATGAGCCGTTTAGCGCCCTCGACGCGATCACCCGTTTCGAGATGCAAAAACTCCTCCTAGAAGTCATAGCTCTCTATAACAGCACGGTTCTCCTCGTTACCCACGACATCGACGAGGCCCTATTAGTGGCCGATCGAGTTCTTCTCATGGGCCGTCATCCGGTGGGCATCCGCCGAGAATGGACGATCACGATGCCGAAACCCCGTTTCGAGTCAGCCAAGCTTTTGAGTGATCTACGCCTGTCAATTTTTCAAGAATTAGCCCTTGTGATGACACTGTAA
- a CDS encoding 2Fe-2S iron-sulfur cluster-binding protein yields the protein MTTTYKVEISHLGTTQTIEVREDQTILQAAYDAGIDLPSSCNAGVCTTCAAQLSQGSVEQGEGMGLSPDLQKEGYALLCVAYPRSDIKLESGKEEVVYQRQFGKP from the coding sequence ATGACCACAACCTACAAAGTAGAAATTTCCCATTTAGGAACAACACAAACGATCGAAGTTAGGGAAGATCAAACTATACTACAGGCGGCCTACGATGCGGGGATTGACTTACCCAGTTCTTGCAATGCGGGCGTATGTACTACCTGCGCCGCTCAACTTTCCCAGGGTAGCGTCGAACAAGGTGAGGGCATGGGATTATCCCCCGACCTGCAAAAAGAAGGCTATGCTTTGTTATGTGTGGCCTATCCTCGCTCGGATATTAAACTGGAATCTGGCAAGGAAGAAGTAGTTTATCAACGTCAATTCGGAAAACCCTAG
- a CDS encoding acyl-CoA dehydrogenase family protein — translation MLDRGSEILSFLEERATDLNNGTANLNVGWALTKLGESGWFGYAIPENLGGRGGSLLQAVEAISSVSQCCLTTGFVFWCQRVFIQYLAASNNTYLQNKILPAVLKGEIAGATGLSNAMKYLGGIEELRLQAKIEGENVTVNGFLPWASNLDSKGEFIVAVAAQTTSGETLILALPSFAEGLKRGEDLQLLGLQASRTSTLEFDRVQLSHDWIISLEAAKFLPSVRPCFLLLQCGLALGITRKSLAETEKSLGGKAAVASDRYFFARERLTRLEKTIEQFSTLESFDLGRTRQLFTLRVDITRLAVESVGLEAEIKGGKGYFRNSDTARRLREVAFLPVLTPSLIQLERELQRQSSTDKILTGELERAGVRE, via the coding sequence ATGCTCGATCGAGGCTCCGAAATTCTTTCTTTTCTGGAAGAAAGAGCCACTGACCTCAACAACGGTACAGCTAATCTCAACGTCGGTTGGGCCCTAACCAAGCTAGGAGAATCGGGCTGGTTCGGCTATGCTATACCTGAAAACTTAGGAGGCCGGGGTGGCTCCTTATTACAGGCAGTAGAGGCGATCTCCTCTGTGTCCCAATGCTGCCTGACCACCGGTTTTGTTTTCTGGTGTCAGCGCGTCTTCATTCAATATCTGGCCGCCAGTAATAACACTTACCTACAAAACAAAATTCTACCTGCTGTTCTCAAGGGAGAGATAGCCGGAGCCACAGGACTCTCCAACGCCATGAAGTACCTCGGCGGGATCGAGGAGCTGCGTTTACAGGCAAAGATCGAGGGAGAAAACGTCACTGTTAATGGCTTCCTGCCCTGGGCCTCTAACCTCGACTCTAAGGGAGAATTTATAGTGGCCGTTGCCGCTCAAACTACATCGGGAGAAACTCTTATCCTCGCCCTTCCCTCCTTCGCAGAGGGGTTAAAACGGGGTGAAGACCTACAATTATTGGGTTTACAAGCTTCCCGCACCAGTACCCTTGAATTCGATCGAGTTCAGTTATCTCACGACTGGATTATCAGCTTGGAAGCAGCAAAATTTTTACCCTCAGTCCGCCCCTGTTTCTTGCTGTTACAATGCGGACTGGCCCTTGGCATTACGCGTAAATCCCTCGCGGAGACAGAGAAAAGTTTAGGGGGAAAGGCAGCGGTAGCCAGCGATCGTTATTTCTTCGCCCGGGAGCGTCTGACTCGTCTAGAAAAGACAATCGAGCAATTCAGCACCCTAGAAAGCTTCGATCTCGGACGAACACGCCAACTATTCACCCTCAGAGTGGACATTACCCGGTTAGCGGTGGAATCCGTAGGGTTAGAAGCGGAAATTAAGGGAGGAAAAGGCTATTTTCGTAATAGCGACACGGCCCGACGGCTGCGCGAGGTCGCCTTTTTACCAGTGTTAACTCCGAGCCTGATTCAACTGGAAAGAGAATTACAACGTCAGTCCTCTACCGATAAAATTCTCACTGGCGAACTCGAGCGAGCGGGGGTGAGGGAATGA
- a CDS encoding membrane protein: protein MIDFNTLAEFSRNYCVSICAFLVPANLVTTLLTVLFLYFGRPTRQIFPIASLALLFAVTMFLHVATWLMIGVVMAPTFILFGLGLTCFVINFQAISDRQSLEQLLHTGVSRLARSFN from the coding sequence ATGATAGATTTTAATACTCTCGCTGAATTTTCCCGCAACTATTGCGTCTCGATTTGTGCCTTTTTAGTACCCGCTAACTTAGTAACCACCCTTTTAACGGTTCTTTTTCTCTATTTCGGTCGTCCTACCCGTCAAATCTTCCCCATTGCTTCCCTAGCTTTGTTGTTCGCTGTCACCATGTTTCTCCACGTCGCCACTTGGTTAATGATTGGTGTGGTTATGGCCCCCACTTTTATCCTCTTTGGACTGGGTTTAACCTGTTTTGTGATCAATTTTCAAGCCATCAGCGATCGCCAAAGCTTGGAACAGTTATTACACACCGGGGTTAGTCGTCTGGCCCGCTCTTTCAACTAA